One Pelodiscus sinensis isolate JC-2024 chromosome 9, ASM4963464v1, whole genome shotgun sequence genomic window, agttgtgacttggtgTAGAGGATTGGAGTGCAAGGTCCGGGAGGGgtacgggtgcaggagaggattctggcctgggggaaggatgtaggagtgggtgcagagtctgggagggagttgtgacctgggtcagggggaaggaggtgcagagggtttgggtggtgacctggaactggtcaatgggagcggAGATTGTGCTGTGCTTGGGGGCAGTGTGCaaaacctctgccccctccccctccacagcacAGAGAGGCACTTGGAACAGCCATATGCTTTGAGTGATGTGGGTTCCTGGCAGGGCGGGCTGGGTGGGCCGCAGGGAGGATTAAaagcttggcaggccggatttgGCTTGTGGGCTGTATCTTACCCACCCCTGCTCAAGAGTAAcctttggaaatggcagagctcCAATGAGGGGTTCCTCCTCGCTCATCCTAGCAGGAAGGGTGGTGACAGGTTTGGCAGGGCGGGTGCAGCAGAGACACACTGGATCTCCTGCTTCTCCGGTGAGGGTGCTGAAAAGATGGGCATCGTGGTGGTGAAATGCAGGCATTCTGCACTTGTGTTCCCTTGCTGTCCTCCTAGTCCCACTGAGTCTGCCAGGTGAGTAGTCTGGCCTTGGCCAGAACAGCCCTCCCTAACAACGCAAACAGTCACACACAGAACGGTCATTAGCTAAAACACAGTCTCCCATTTCACACCGTTCTCACTCATCCTTTTCACACAGAAACCAAATGATACATTTTGGGTGGGAGAAGCAGCTTTGGGATCTCCCTCCTGTTGTCTCTTATTCCCCCTGGAATCTGCCTGTTTAGCCTTTCAGCTGAGCACAAGATACACACCGAAGGAGAGGGGACCATTCAAGCCTAATGCAAAGCAAACCACCTGAGGTAAGGAAGCAAAGTGCACAGAGCTTTCTAAACCGGAAATGTGTAGGTTGCTGGGGCCACAGCCCCTGAAGAGGAGGCTGTCTTACCATCCCTCTCCCAATGTCTTACCATGTTGCTGCTAGCCCCCTCAGCATCGCTGAGCTGTTCATGTGCTTTCTCCCCTGGTCCCCACCACATTCAAATCGATGTACTTATTGCACCTTTGCTAAATTCATATTCATACATCAGCTCCCCACCTTTATTTGCAGCTCGCAGGATTTAGGCATTCAGTGGAGACCACTGGCTAACGTGGGGTTGTGGGAAGCAGTCCACTGTGTttctctgctgcagctccagctactGTCAGCCCTCATTGCATACGGCACAGGCGACAGCCATGTTCACATCATAACCTAGTGTCTCCACAGGGAGGCAGTACAACGGCAGTCCTTGTGGGAAGAGGGAGCTTTTTAATTTGGCAAGATTCCAAGTCCACCCTCTGAAGAAGTGCTGAGGTTGCAAGAGTGGCTACCAAAAAGCTTCACTGCCACTCTGCGTCCTAAGCGGCAGAATTTACTGCCACCCACAAATGCTAGAAAATCCATCCACTCCGATGTCTGTTATCTCCATTACTATGCACAGGCAACCAGCCAGACAGCTAACTTCACAATCTCAGCTCAAAGCCATGCCAGAAAGGCCAAATAACGTCAAATACTCCTTTCCTGAAGTAGTtgaatctctcagggtatgtctacactacccccctagtttgaactagggggggtaatgtagtcatacagagttgcaaatgaagcccgggatttgaatttcccgggcttcatttgcataaagccggccggcgccatttttaaatgctggctagttcggaccctgtgctgcgcggctacatacAGCACGgaatagctagttcggattaggtttcctatccgaactagctgtacgcctcgtggaatgagagtaCATCAGATACAACCTTCCTAAGGAACAACTGAAGCAAGTGGTGCGGGACTATATTTTGGatcaaaagcacatttcttggcAGGTAGGGGTGCAGAGCTAAGTTATCTAAGTCTCTCCAGATCAACTCTTACATAGTCTCAGCACAACCATGTGAACCAAAAGACCCTTCTTTGATACAACAGGATTTGTCGGGTCATGGGTGGTTTAACTTGCATCTTTACCGTTGGTGCTCAAGAACAAACTCTCTTTGTTGTCTTGATGGTAGACAGACAAACTTATCCTCTCCAGACACAGCTGCTGTGATAGAGTGGTCACATCACTTACTCAATGTGTAATTCATTATTTGTGCCATCAGAAGCTATATGCCAGAATAACTAGcacaataaaacaaataattgGGCATCTTATAATACTATACACACAGAGAGAACTGTAGGTTATTTTGATCAAAAAGAATTTCCCAGTGCAGAGATCAGTGTCaaaacttgttttatttaaagAACTGTCCAAAAAAAATCTAgagcaaattattttaaaaacagagttTTCTCCCTTTATATGAGAGAGTTTCCGCATGTAATTTATCCCTCTCCATCCCTGATACCTCCCATGGGAAGTAAAAGGAGGATTTTGCTTTGAAAGcaaggaagagaagtgggagctgACAAAAGCAGTTCCTGGATTCCTTGGATGGTAGGAGATAGTAACTAACTTCTGGATAAACATCTCCAGTGCATTGGGAATGGTGAAAATGAGCATTGCGGTCACTTCAAAGAGACACTGTCAGGGTTCTTACATTTTATACAAAACAATTTACGAGCGGTGGTTGGATGGGTGTTTCATTTCAGTGGAACGAGCTGGGTATGTTTTAAAGGAATGACACGCCCAAGCAtatttaccagttatttcaatttGGTCAGGACTATCCTTAATTCCAAACTGAGTCCTGCAGGTGCTAACtcctgcaccaggcaggcaatttaaaaaaaaattgcagcagCATTCCTAACATTAGATCATGCTGTGCAGGGAAGGCAGGCTGCAGCCTGTGGCTGAGGACTTGTCTACCTCTGTGCACTGAAGTTACTAGCAGGAGAGGCAGAAGTGAGACTATCCAGGCTACACACCAAGCATGAGGAACACCAGCTACCCATCTCCTAGTCCGCTGGCTGTGCTGACCAGCGACTGTCATCCTCCCCATTGCTGTGGTAAAAAAGAGAGGGCAGAGGGTAAAACTGGGGAGGAAGAGCAAATTGGGGGGCACAAAAAGGAGCTAAATTGAGGGGAtagggaaagagagaaacaggATTTCAATAATAACGGAGAGAGGGACCTCAAAGAGGTGGGTGGGGAACAAAAGATGGGGAAGCCCCACAGACCTTCAGGGAAAGtgccagggagaggggagaaactaGAGGAGAGGGACAGGGCATAACATCCTCCCACATGGAGGAGTGAACCTAAGCACATTTTGGGGGCATCCTCCCAAGTGGACATGCTGAAATAACAATGTCTATTGTGGGGTAGAGGGTTTGTGGGGATGGAGGGTCCTGGGGGCTACCCCATGTTTGCATCAGTACCCCTACTTCTGGCAGCCTGTCTAGAACCTGGAGGCCCTCATTTAAATATGCCTACGGTGCACAAGCATCACCCTCTGCTGAGGTGATGTGGGCAGCCCCAGGCACTGTTGAAGAGTCTCCTCGGCAGTGTGTCTACAAGGCTGCACTTGTAACCCCAACACAGAAGCATTCTGCTGAAGCAAAAGACCGAGAGAGTGAAGCGCAACCAACGGTAAACAAGTCTAATGGCGTGATCTGCGCTCAGAGAAATGCAACAGAGAAACCAACAGCATGAGACAGGGCTTTAGAGGCATAAAAAGCTTCTCTCTCGTGTAAGCCCCCACACCGGGAAGGAAATGGGTTTGAGATACATTGTAACCTGGCTGTGTCTATGCGGCAGCGTTCAATGTCTTTCCCGTAGGGAGTGGAGGATTCTGCTGTGCAGTTCAGTGAGTCATCTCCGCTCACGCTCATCCCAAATGTGTCAGATGCTCCTTCTGGAAGGGTATGGGTACCCAAGCAGATCACTGGAGCACTAGGCTCCCCAGGCTCTCAGCTCTGCTACCCAGCCGTGGCTGCTCCTGGCAAGGCAGTGacactggggggagggcagcagctgctgctgttgccaccACTGTGACAGCTGGGGTCTctcctctgggcagcactgagcgcACAGAGCGCCTGAATTCCTCATTCTTCCAGGTATAGAGCAGCGGGTTGAATGCAGACAGGGAGCAGAATAGCAGCCAGCTGGTCACTTGCAGTGCCCGGGGCACAGAGGGCAGGAAGAAGCCCAGCAGACTCACCCAGACCATGGGCTGGGTGTCTAGGAGGAAGACGCaacacaggagcagcacagagaCACTGCTCAGGCGCCGCTGAACACGGcgtgccggcggcggggcagcagGGAAGGGCAGCTGGTGCAGGAGGTGGAAGTTGAGGACGCTGACCCGTTTGACGCTGACCCGCACCCGGCGCATGATGCCCAAGTAGCAATGGAGCAGCAGCGCCGTCTGGCTGAGCACAGCCAGCGCCACCAGCAGGGCTGTGTAGCGTGAACTGCTGACCTCCTGCTGGGATGACAGCTGCCAGAGCCATTGTGTCCACAGCCCGGGCAGCAGAAGCACCAAGAGCAGGGCAACTCCCCAGGAAAGTCCAATCATCCACCCCGTGCACCTCTGCTGGTAAAGTGCATGGTAGGTGCTGGGTGCCTTGGTGATCAGCACGTACCGGTTGAGGGCCACcagcaggtgggagagcagggAGACCGTGAGGCCGAGTCCAAGAAGCCCACCCCACAGCAGCTGGTATCCTGGTGAATGAACAGAAGAAGCGGtagggggcagcagccccaggaccACTTCCTGCGGCATCCAGAGGGCACAGACGCTCAGGTCAGCTATGCAGCCATTCACAATGAAGGCATTGCTGGTGGTCTGCAGCTTCTTGAAGGAGAAGACCAGGTAAATGACCATCGTGTTGGACAAGGTCCCCACAATGGCCAACAGCGAATAGATGAGAGACAAGGAGATTCTGGTCCCCGCAGATTCctcacacagcagcagcagcgaggagCTTGCACTCCAGACAGAAGAGGATGAAAAGTTGGGCATCTTGTTGAATGCAGCTCAGCTTCGACTCCTGTCGGCAAATCCCATCGTGatctggccaggaggctgggaagCAGAGACACAGACCATGCAGCAGAGGACAAGCCAGAGCATTCAGCTAGCAGGATCCACAGCAGGTAACAGGCATGTTTCAGAGCATACAAGATCCGGAGCAGGCAGCTAGCAGCATCCAGAGCAGGCAGCTAGTAATGGGTGGtccagagcaggcaggcagcatcAGGTCCAGGGAAGCAGCTAGAAGGGATGGCTCAAAGCATGCACCAAATAAGGATGGTTCAGGGCAGGTAGCAGAAAGGATGCTCCAGCTGTGAAAATACCAAGAGAAGCAGCACTCTGCAACCAACAGCaacaaagagaagcagcagctgatCTGAAGCCCTGCAGCGTTTTTTCTGCACTACGGTACGCACACTGAACATCGCTCCAGGAAAATTCAGCCCTTCCTGCTCTTCATGAATTATTCAGGAGATTTCCTACttgcaaaagcagaagaaacccAGCTTGCTCTGAAAATATTACAGTTACGCCGACTGATTTTTCTCCCTGCCTCACCAGCTCCCTGGCTCTAATAGCACCTTACATTTACACAACACCTTTCATCCTCAATAAGTGTCTCAGACTTGGATGGACTTAATTCACCTGCCTCTGAAATGCAGTCCAGCTGAGGTAGAAACTCCCATGCGAACTACTCTCTTGAACTGATTTCTTCTGATTCACACTGTTAGGAAGCATTCTGTGCGTCTAtaaacctttattttttttaaaaaaagtataattTTAGAACAGGTTTCTAGTAGCGACATGCTCTTTAATTAACCCTCCCACTTATTATATACGACATCTTGTCAAAAGTACTTTTTGTTTGAGGGAGGTAAGTCTCAAATGCACTTAAATGTAAGTTTAGTGGTGTGGTGAGGGGCAAGGAAAGGAAGACTGGAGTACATGGAAACTCATTACCCATCCTCTGTGTTGGATATGTCATGACTTTTGACTGTGAACAATTTAGTGTAGTGAGGGGCgagctaggctagtgagtgggctatatgagtggcccttcttcatctctaTGGGCCTCAAGATTGCCATAACGAAGATGGTCTCCctggatagggtagttttgctaactgcacctgcgtacctagaatttgcgggatgTGCTAAGTGAACCAGAGCAGCACTTTGTGGGAGCCATGCACTCCttctgcgtccaatcagtgttgTGTGTGATCAGCACCAACCTCACCT contains:
- the GPR88 gene encoding G protein-coupled receptor 88; the encoded protein is MPNFSSSSVWSASSSLLLLCEESAGTRISLSLIYSLLAIVGTLSNTMVIYLVFSFKKLQTTSNAFIVNGCIADLSVCALWMPQEVVLGLLPPTASSVHSPGYQLLWGGLLGLGLTVSLLSHLLVALNRYVLITKAPSTYHALYQQRCTGWMIGLSWGVALLLVLLLPGLWTQWLWQLSSQQEVSSSRYTALLVALAVLSQTALLLHCYLGIMRRVRVSVKRVSVLNFHLLHQLPFPAAPPPARRVQRRLSSVSVLLLCCVFLLDTQPMVWVSLLGFFLPSVPRALQVTSWLLFCSLSAFNPLLYTWKNEEFRRSVRSVLPRGETPAVTVVATAAAAALPPVSLPCQEQPRLGSRAESLGSLVLQ